In one Polaribacter sp. ALD11 genomic region, the following are encoded:
- a CDS encoding 3'-5' exonuclease, whose amino-acid sequence MNLSIKLNNILFLDIETVPQEENWNNLVKETQELYQKKTQYQRKEEFTAEEFYKRAGIWAEFGKIICISVGYLVDVENRKQLRLTSFFGDDEHKLLTEFKDLLDKHFVKKDNVLCAHNGKEFDFPFIARRMIIHQIELPKKLNLFGKKPWEVPHLDTLELWKFGDHKHYTSLKLLTSILGIPSPKDDIDGSEVAKVYYQEKNLQRIVAYCEKDTIAVAQVLLRFNNQELLKETDIVSV is encoded by the coding sequence ATGAATTTGTCTATCAAATTAAATAATATCTTATTTCTAGATATTGAAACAGTTCCTCAAGAAGAAAATTGGAATAATTTAGTTAAAGAAACACAAGAACTATATCAAAAAAAAACTCAATACCAGCGTAAAGAAGAGTTTACTGCAGAAGAGTTTTATAAGCGTGCCGGTATTTGGGCAGAATTTGGAAAAATAATCTGTATTTCTGTTGGGTATCTTGTAGACGTTGAAAACAGGAAGCAATTGCGTTTAACTTCTTTTTTTGGTGATGATGAACACAAACTCTTAACCGAATTTAAAGACTTATTAGATAAGCATTTTGTTAAGAAAGATAATGTTTTATGTGCTCATAACGGAAAAGAGTTCGATTTCCCTTTTATAGCCAGAAGAATGATTATTCACCAAATAGAATTACCTAAGAAATTGAACTTATTTGGGAAAAAGCCTTGGGAGGTTCCACATTTAGATACATTAGAGTTATGGAAGTTTGGCGACCATAAACACTATACGTCTTTAAAATTATTAACTTCTATTTTAGGCATACCTTCACCCAAAGATGATATTGATGGGAGTGAAGTGGCAAAAGTGTACTACCAAGAAAAAAACCTTCAAAGAATTGTGGCATATTGCGAAAAAGATACCATTGCAGTTGCTCAGGTTCTATTAAGGTTCAATAATCAAGAGTTGTTAAAAGAAACAGATATTGTGAGTGTTTAG
- a CDS encoding T9SS type A sorting domain-containing protein translates to MKKNYIFTLLLTLITALSFGQEMLLNGGLENWDDDATPTSWTKAEEITKSTDAHSGSFSAFRDGITKTKDLGQTIAGVVPGESYTVSFWYKVTAGDGEDARIWSAWKNGSTTVYHTENSTTDVLRGPENGYLDNNGGVWTKHEVTVTAPAGVNAFYFEVRSYKTSTTYFDDLSFVKNATASVENNSIEGFTTYPNPIRNNEFTVSSASNSEKTINVFNLLGKKVLSTSFTGVKSTINVSAMNAGIYILKVTEEGRTATRKLVVR, encoded by the coding sequence ATGAAAAAAAATTACATTTTTACACTATTATTAACTTTAATTACAGCTTTGTCTTTTGGACAAGAGATGCTATTAAATGGTGGTTTAGAAAATTGGGATGACGATGCTACACCAACAAGTTGGACTAAAGCAGAGGAAATAACAAAATCTACAGACGCGCATTCGGGTTCTTTTTCAGCCTTCAGAGACGGTATTACTAAAACAAAAGATTTAGGTCAAACAATCGCAGGTGTTGTTCCTGGAGAAAGTTATACCGTTAGTTTTTGGTACAAAGTTACTGCAGGTGATGGTGAAGATGCTAGAATTTGGTCTGCTTGGAAAAATGGAAGTACAACTGTTTACCATACAGAAAATTCTACAACCGATGTCTTAAGAGGACCTGAAAACGGGTATTTAGATAATAATGGGGGCGTGTGGACTAAACATGAGGTTACGGTTACTGCGCCTGCAGGAGTGAATGCGTTTTATTTTGAAGTAAGGTCTTATAAAACCTCAACTACTTATTTCGATGATTTATCATTTGTGAAAAATGCTACGGCTTCTGTAGAAAATAATTCAATCGAGGGTTTTACAACATATCCAAACCCTATTAGAAATAATGAGTTTACTGTTTCTTCTGCTTCAAATTCAGAAAAAACGATAAATGTTTTTAATTTACTAGGAAAAAAAGTTTTATCAACTAGTTTTACTGGTGTTAAATCGACCATTAATGTTTCTGCTATGAATGCAGGAATTTATATTTTAAAAGTTACTGAAGAGGGAAGAACTGCTACCAGAAAATTAGTAGTTAGATAA